GGCACCTCCCGCTCCCCGATTCGCAGCACCCGAGTTTGCACGATCCTCTTCAACTCCTGATCCTCGAGTTGCACAATCTCCACAACACTGCTCAGCGGCAGCGCATAAATCTCGCACGACACCTCCGCCAGCACCACGGGTAACACCGCAATACTCAGCGGAATGCGCACACGGATTGTCGTCCCCCGGCCTGCCACACTCCCGACTGTGATCTCCCCCCCGAGTCTTTCAACATTGGTGCGTACAACATCCATGCCGACACCACGACCCGAAAGATCGCTCACCTGCTCCGCAGTCGAAAAACCGGGCGTAAAGATGAACCGAAACACCTCGTCGTCGGACATCGCCGCAACTTGACTTGTTGTCGCCAGACCTCTCTCCACCGCCTTGGCAGCGATCTTTTCGCGACTCAGCCCGCGGCCGTTGTCGTGCATGACAATCTGCACGCAACTCCCATCCTGAATGGCACGCAGCGCAATCGTCCCTATAGCATCCTTGCCGGATTCGAGCCTCTCGGCCCGCGTCTCGATGCCATGATCCGCGCTATTGCGCATCAGATGCACCAGCGGGTCATTGAGCGCTTCGATCACAAACTTGTCAAGTTCGGTTTCGCCGCCCTCAACCACCAACCGAATCTGCTTGCCCGTCTTGGTCGCAAGTTCACGAATCACGCGCCTGTACCGACCGAACAGACGCGACAGTGGCTGCATGCGCGCACGCATGACCGCATTCTGAATGTCTGTCGTCACCTGCGCAAGCTTCTGTGAAGACGTTTCCATCGCTTCAAGCACTTGCGTCTCAGGCGTTGCGCCCGCTTCGAGACCGCGCACAAGCGACACGATTCGATTCTTCTCGATCACCAACTCGCCGACCAGATTCATCAGCGTCTCCAGACGCTCGACTTCGACGCGAATCGTGGCTTCCGGTGTGTTCTCGCTCGCGCCTGCCTTGCCGCCTGACGCATTTGCATCATCATCGCCCTCGACCACGCCCCAGGGCTTTCGCTCGCCGACCTCCACCACGCACGCGCCGCGATCCTGTCCTATCTCATTCAATCGCTTCACGAGACTTTCAGGTGCAGCCTCTATCTCAACCACCCCACGATGCATCTGCTCCAACTGCTTCCCAAGTACCCCCGACGCAGCCAGTAACAGTCCTATGAGCTCGTGTTCAGTGCCAGCACGACCGATGCGGACCGCATTGAGCGCGCTCTCCGCAGCGTGCGCGATCTCCACCATGTTGCCCAGCGCCAGGAACGACGCGCTCCCCTTGATCGTGTGCAGAGCACGAAACGCCTGATCAATCCTCCCCGGATCGGGTGTCGCACTCGATTCCATCGCGCCAAGATCACGCTCCAACTGTTCGAGCAGTTCGCCCGCTTCAGTCAGAAAGTCATGAATGATCTCCGGCTCGAATCCGCCAAGCGACATGCACTACCTCTTCTGCGATTCCTCGCCACTTCCCCTCAAACGCTTCGCAAAGCAGTTCCCCCGCGAAAACCGCTCCTCCTCAAACAGTTCCGTCACTTCATCGGTGTGTTCACCGCGCCCGACGATCAACACTCCGTCACCCGCCAGATGTTCATAAAACGTGCGCACAACGCGAGCCCTCCTTGCCTGGTCAAAGTACATCATGACGTTGCGGCAAAGAATTAAATCCCATGTGCCACGCGCCCGCGTGCTCATTGTGTCATTGAGATTGTGAACCTGAAACGAAACCAGATCCCTGATTTCGTCGCGCACATGCCACTTCCCGTCCACCTCACGCAGATACTGCGCCCTGATCGCATCAGGAATTGAACACGCAACAGCACTCGCATAGACCGCGGTTCGCGCCGTGCGTACCACACGCTCTGATATGTCCGTTCCGAGTATTTCAATGTGCCATTCCGCGAGCCGGGCTCCGAGTAATCGGTGAAGCATGATCGCCAGCGTGTACGGCTCTTCCCCGGTCGAGCACCCCGCCGACCAGATGCGAAGATGCCTGCTCTCCAATCTCGCATCTAGCAGCACCGGAAGAATCTGCCGACCCAAAACCTGCAACTGTGACTCATCACGGAAGAAACTCGTCTCATTGATCCCGACTCGGTCAAGCAACTCCTGAAACTCCTCCGCCTGATAGGGGCCAGTCGTCAGCAGTGCGAAGTACTGGTCAAAGTCATCCATGCCGAGCTCTGCTAAGCGCGTTCCCAATCGGGACTCGAAGACATGGATCTTGCTACCCGGAACGCGAATCCCGCTCCGGGTGCCGATCACTTCGCGCAACCTCGCAGCCTGCAACCCGCTCAGTTGAATCCCGTTGTTCGTGATCGTCACGCCAGATTCCTCCCCGACGAACTTGCCGCAAGCCGCGCTCGCGCTTTGGCTCTACGTCCAACTGCTGCCAGCAGCACCTTCATCTGTTCTGCATTGCCAACCGCATTGGCAAGCCCCGCCCGAATCACATTGCCTGGCATCTCATGCACCACACATGTCGTGCGCTCCTGCGCCACCACCGCAGCCCCTGCCGCGCGCAGACTTCCCGCACCGGCGGTCCCGTCATCGCCCATTCCCGTAAGCAACATGCCGAGCGCATGTTGGCCATAACTTTGAGCCGCGCTTTCACACAACTCGTTGACGCTTGGCTTGAACACGTCGCCCGAAGGCTCGCCTGAGACCTTTAGCCGCATTTCACCACCGACGCTTACCACACGCAGATGGCTCCCGCCTTCTCCGATATACACCACCCCAGGCTGAACCCGGTCCCCATCCTCAGCGATCATCACTTCCACATTGGCCATCGCCCCGAGCCGCTCTGCAAAGCAGCGCGGGAACAGCCCCGGCATGTGCTGCGCGATCAGGATCGGAACCTGCCACCCCGGCTCAAGCGAACACACCAGCGACTCAACCATCGGAGGCCCACCTGTATTGGCCCCGATCACCACCACACTTATCTCCTGCTCAACAATCGAACCAACAACTCCCTCAGACAGTGATCGCTCGTGAATCGGACTCCCCGATTCACCATTCGCCCGAGGAGCACCGACAGCTCTCAGTTTCGCGACCAGTTCCTCTCCAAATCTCGCAGGGTTGCGTTGACACGAGTCCAACTCTTTGGTCACGAAATCCGCCGCGCCCATCCGCAGGGCCGCCAGTGCCTCCAAACTACCGTCTTTGGTCAGGTGCGAACACATCACGACCCCTGGTCTGGGGTTCTGATTGAGACGAAGAATTTCACGCAACACAGCCAGTCCATTCATTTCCGGCATCTCAAGGTCAAGAGCGATCAGATCGGGCTTGAGCGCCATCGCCTGCATCACACAGTCACGTCCGCTCCGCGCCGTGCCAACCAATTCCAGACCCTCAGCCTTCTCGATGATCGAAGAGATCACCTTGCGCATGAAAATCGAATCGTCAGCAACAAGCACTCTTGACATGGGCGCGCAACCTCGGTCCAGACATTGGACCTATATCCCACGTATCGAGTAATTGGCGAGCCCAGTTTACTCTGCTCTCATGGGAAGACACCCAAAGCCCGTGGCATACAGCACACTTCCCATTTCGAGGTGCCCCGCCCGACTCACAGCATCCCCAATCCTGGTGGGGATGCGGTACAACCTGCGCACTCACCGCGGGACAAAAACAACGAGACGCCGAGTATGCGGCGTCTCATCAATGCCCAGAAGAGGACTCGAACCTCCACCCCGTTTCCGGGACCACCACCTCAAGGTGGCGCGTCTGCCAATTCCGCCATCTGGGCTGCTGGTTGTCGTCCCGCCGGATGACAGCGGGAGCGAGTATAGGCCACAACCGTCCAGTCAACCCTCTCACCCATTCGGACTTCGCAGTCAGGTTGCCTATCCTACTTCTCTTCCTGCAGGAAGCCGGTGTGCAGCACCCAATTCCTCGCCGGGATCAGCGTGGGTACGAACAGGTAGAACAGTCCCTGAAACAGGTGTATTGGTCGCTTCGCGCTGCTCGCAAGGCGCGAAGCCTAAAGGATCGGACTCGATGAGGATTTTCATGCTCGGGTGGGAGTTTCCTCCCTTCATCGCGGGAGGGCTTGGTACGGCCTGCTACGGCCTGACCAAGGCTCTGGCACGCGCCGGGCACGAAGTCCAGTTCGTCCTCCCACGGTCGATCGACCGTTCGCATTCCTCGCACGTTTCGCTGCTTTCGCCCGACGAACTTCCACACCTCCCCGACGATGTGCTTGGTCGTGAATTCCCTCCTGCAACAGGGTCGACCGCATCACAAGGAACTTTGCAGACATCGACCGAAATCATCGAACGCCGCGGGAGTCGGGTCGAGATGATCCCCGTTGATGCCGGGTTCAGTTCGCCGTATCCCGAGTTTTCGGGGGGAACAACTCTCGCGCTCAGCCAGATGATCGAACAGATCCACCACGACCGTCAAACTGGCACGATTCGCATCGGTGGCATTGAACTTCCAACAAGCAGCGCCACAGCCGCAATGCTGCGCGAGGCGTACCGACGAAAGGACGAACTGTCCGCCGCCGAGGGCCATTATGGATCGGATCTTTTCGGCGACGCCCAGCGGTATGCGTTCCTGTGCGTCGCCCTGGCTGCGACACGTCAGTTTGACGTCATTCATGCGCACGATTGGCTGACCTACCCGGCTGGGATCGCCGTCCGCGCCATGACCGGCAAGCCTCTGGTCGTCCATGTTCACGCGACGGAGTTTGATCGCTCAGGCGATTGTGTCAATCAATCTGTCTATGACATCGAGCGTGCCGGAATGGCGGCTGCGGATCGCGTCATCGCGGTCAGCCAACTGACGCGCAACATCCTCGTGCGACGTTATGGCGTGCCCGGAGAAAAAATCGACGTGGTCTACAACGGCGTCGATCAGGATTCCGCACAGCCCCCGACCGGCGCCATCATCGAACGCGACGACAAGATTGTCCTGTTCCTCGGTCGCATCACGATGCAGAAGGGGCCTGAGTATTTCATCCGGGCGGCCAAGCGCGTGCTCGAGAAGGTTCCCAATGCGAAATTCGTGGTCGCGGGTTCGGGCGACATGGCGCTGCGGATGATCAACCACGCAGCCGAGCTTGGCATTGGGCAGAAAGTGCTGTTCACCGGGTTCCTGCGCGGTCGCGACGTCAAGCGCATCTTCGACATCGCGTCGTGCTACGTCATGCCCAGCGTCTCCGAGCCATTCGGCATCGCGGCGCTCGAAGCGATGCATCATGACACGCCGGTCATCATCAGCAAGCAGTCGGGTGTCAGCGAAGTCCTGTCGCACGCGCTTAAGGTGGACTTCTGGGATGTGGACGAAATGGCCAACAAGATCGTTGCGGTGCTCAAGTACCCCCCACTGAGCAAGACCCTGCGCGAGCACGGCGCGCTCGAACTGCGCGGGCTGAGCTGGGACGGTGCAGCGGGCAAGTGCGTCAAGACCTACGCCCGCGCGATCGCGTCGCACGGTTGATATTGAACCCCTTCGGCGTGATCCAGCACACCGAACCACAGACAGATTCGTTGCGTAGGCGTTCTGATGCGCCCATAGACTTGATGTCCGCAAGAGGAGTTTGTCATGCCAAGCCATACCGCCAGTGCCGTCGCTACGTTCATCGCTTCCGCCGCGCTGGCCATGAGTTCATTTTGCGGGACCGCGTACGGGACGAACCCGGACCCGCAAGCCTCGCCATACATGCGTGTGGTGACGCCGGATGAACGGACACTCCAACTTGACATGGCTGTGCGCACACTGATCCCGAAAAACCCGAGCCATCCGATTGTGCATCTCGTCGGCGCTATCCATATCGGGGATCGTTCCTACTACGGCGATTTGCAAGCGTACCTCGATGTGCATGACATTGTGCTCTACGAAGGTGTCGGCGGCGCGCGCACGCCCAGACTCCTGACCGACACGACGCGCGACCGCAGGACGACCGAGCACCACCTGCAATTCCTCGGTCTGATGGCCGCAGACGTTCAGCGTCGAACGAACTCATGGCCTCAAGATCGCGATGCACTCCTTGGCCAGTTTGCAGGAACAACCCGCACCCTGATTGAGAGTGCTCTGACCGATGCCTGGGGGAACCAGATCACGATCATTGCGTCACCCGACTCGTTCGACGCCTTGAGCCTCGGGGCCGATCATGCGATCGGGGGCGAGGACGATAACGAAGACATCAGACTTTCGGATCTTCGTGCCGCTGCTGCCGAACGCGAGATCGTTCGCGAGAGCGGAGGTCTCCAGCGCGATCTGGCTGATGCCCTTGGTCTGGAGTTTCAGCTCGATGGGATCGACTACACCAAGCCGCATTGGCGCAACAGCGATCTTTCGATCGACGAAATTCGGGCTGCAATCTCCGGGCGTGATGCGCCTGCCGACGCCCCGGCCAATCCTGACGCTGAGTCCGGCAAGCCCACCGACACTGAGCGAGCAGCCAACGCCCTGTTCAGCGCGCTATCCGGCGAATCGTTCCTGGCCAAGACGGGAGGGTTTCTCTTCAAGATGCTCGGCTCGAGCCCGCGCGGGCGCACGATGATCAAGGTGATGCTGGCCGACACGCTCTCGCACGCCGATGATCTGCTCGGTTCGCAGCCGGGTGTTATGGGCGATTTGATGAAGGTGATCGTCGATGACCGCAACGTTGCCGTGGTG
This is a stretch of genomic DNA from Phycisphaeraceae bacterium. It encodes these proteins:
- a CDS encoding chemotaxis protein CheA, with the translated sequence MSLGGFEPEIIHDFLTEAGELLEQLERDLGAMESSATPDPGRIDQAFRALHTIKGSASFLALGNMVEIAHAAESALNAVRIGRAGTEHELIGLLLAASGVLGKQLEQMHRGVVEIEAAPESLVKRLNEIGQDRGACVVEVGERKPWGVVEGDDDANASGGKAGASENTPEATIRVEVERLETLMNLVGELVIEKNRIVSLVRGLEAGATPETQVLEAMETSSQKLAQVTTDIQNAVMRARMQPLSRLFGRYRRVIRELATKTGKQIRLVVEGGETELDKFVIEALNDPLVHLMRNSADHGIETRAERLESGKDAIGTIALRAIQDGSCVQIVMHDNGRGLSREKIAAKAVERGLATTSQVAAMSDDEVFRFIFTPGFSTAEQVSDLSGRGVGMDVVRTNVERLGGEITVGSVAGRGTTIRVRIPLSIAVLPVVLAEVSCEIYALPLSSVVEIVQLEDQELKRIVQTRVLRIGEREVPAILAAEAFGVKRQQDEVAHVAVVLRVHEQLMALVVSDVIGQEEVVVKPMTGQGERCPFIGASVGTDGCAIWIVEVDALARWMLRSEGQQAVAA
- a CDS encoding protein-glutamate O-methyltransferase CheR, with amino-acid sequence MTITNNGIQLSGLQAARLREVIGTRSGIRVPGSKIHVFESRLGTRLAELGMDDFDQYFALLTTGPYQAEEFQELLDRVGINETSFFRDESQLQVLGRQILPVLLDARLESRHLRIWSAGCSTGEEPYTLAIMLHRLLGARLAEWHIEILGTDISERVVRTARTAVYASAVACSIPDAIRAQYLREVDGKWHVRDEIRDLVSFQVHNLNDTMSTRARGTWDLILCRNVMMYFDQARRARVVRTFYEHLAGDGVLIVGRGEHTDEVTELFEEERFSRGNCFAKRLRGSGEESQKR
- the cheB gene encoding chemotaxis-specific protein-glutamate methyltransferase CheB — its product is MSRVLVADDSIFMRKVISSIIEKAEGLELVGTARSGRDCVMQAMALKPDLIALDLEMPEMNGLAVLREILRLNQNPRPGVVMCSHLTKDGSLEALAALRMGAADFVTKELDSCQRNPARFGEELVAKLRAVGAPRANGESGSPIHERSLSEGVVGSIVEQEISVVVIGANTGGPPMVESLVCSLEPGWQVPILIAQHMPGLFPRCFAERLGAMANVEVMIAEDGDRVQPGVVYIGEGGSHLRVVSVGGEMRLKVSGEPSGDVFKPSVNELCESAAQSYGQHALGMLLTGMGDDGTAGAGSLRAAGAAVVAQERTTCVVHEMPGNVIRAGLANAVGNAEQMKVLLAAVGRRAKARARLAASSSGRNLA
- a CDS encoding glycosyltransferase family 4 protein, with amino-acid sequence MRIFMLGWEFPPFIAGGLGTACYGLTKALARAGHEVQFVLPRSIDRSHSSHVSLLSPDELPHLPDDVLGREFPPATGSTASQGTLQTSTEIIERRGSRVEMIPVDAGFSSPYPEFSGGTTLALSQMIEQIHHDRQTGTIRIGGIELPTSSATAAMLREAYRRKDELSAAEGHYGSDLFGDAQRYAFLCVALAATRQFDVIHAHDWLTYPAGIAVRAMTGKPLVVHVHATEFDRSGDCVNQSVYDIERAGMAAADRVIAVSQLTRNILVRRYGVPGEKIDVVYNGVDQDSAQPPTGAIIERDDKIVLFLGRITMQKGPEYFIRAAKRVLEKVPNAKFVVAGSGDMALRMINHAAELGIGQKVLFTGFLRGRDVKRIFDIASCYVMPSVSEPFGIAALEAMHHDTPVIISKQSGVSEVLSHALKVDFWDVDEMANKIVAVLKYPPLSKTLREHGALELRGLSWDGAAGKCVKTYARAIASHG